From one Perca flavescens isolate YP-PL-M2 chromosome 4, PFLA_1.0, whole genome shotgun sequence genomic stretch:
- the LOC114553545 gene encoding leucine-rich repeat-containing protein 3 → MCTGWCEERCTSVSGKQRRGKGVGLHSWLRVSLLFSALWGQVSPQCPDSCHCAWDTATVLCSDAGLREIPEGIPPETVSLHLERNYIRNIPETAFSDLVHLRDLYLSHNRIDSLASGALRHLGPELRLLDLSHNQLRQASREEFGSTRAKTRLYHNPWHCDCTLQELMETLNLEPETVNGIVCESSVRVVGEGSRWEDPGSQGEHAGQPLVKLLDSGMNFCSLQRKTTDVAMLVTMFVWFFMVIVYVVYYVRQNQAETRRHLEYLKSLPSPRKTPTETDTLSTGF, encoded by the coding sequence ATGTGCACAGGCTGGTGTGAGGAGAGATGTACCAGCGTCAGTGGAAAACAACGGAGAGGTAAAGGAGTGGGTCTCCATTCATGGCTGCGCGTCTCACTGTTGTTCTCGGCTCTCTGGGGCCAAGTGTCCCCCCAGTGCCCAGACAGCTGCCACTGCGCCTGGGACACGGCCACGGTGCTATGCTCAGATGCCGGGCTGCGGGAGATCCCAGAGGGGATCCCGCCAGAAACTGTCTCCCTCCACCTGGAACGCAACTACATTCGGAACATCCCCGAGACTGCCTTCAGCGATCTGGTCCACCTGCGGGACCTTTACCTGTCCCACAACCGCATCGACTCGCTCGCCTCGGGGGCCCTGCGGCATCTGGGCCCCGAGCTCCGCCTGCTGGACCTCTCACACAACCAGCTGAGGCAGGCCAGCAGAGAGGAGTTTGGCTCCACTCGTGCAAAGACGCGCCTCTACCACAACCCCTGGCACTGTGACTGCACCCTTCAGGAGCTGATGGAGACTCTGAACCTAGAGCCCGAGACGGTGAATGGGATTGTGTGTGAGAGCTCTGTGAGGGTGGTGGGTGAGGGAAGCAGGTGGGAGGACCCGGGGTCCCAGGGTGAGCACGCCGGTCAACCGCTGGTCAAACTGTTGGATTCTGGGATGAATTTCTGCAGCCTGCAGAGGAAAACCACTGATGTAGCCATGCTGGTGACAATGTTTGTGTGGTTCTTCATGGTCATTGTGTATGTAGTGTACTATGTGAGGCAGAACCAAGCCGAGACCCGCAGGCATTTGGAGTACCTGAAGAGTTTGCCCAGCCCACGCAAGACCCCTACAGAGACAGATACTCTGAGCACTGGTTTCTGA